Proteins encoded together in one Quercus lobata isolate SW786 chromosome 3, ValleyOak3.0 Primary Assembly, whole genome shotgun sequence window:
- the LOC115979587 gene encoding wall-associated receptor kinase-like 20, translating to MNTLVRMVMMFLFLILGTHVLEAYNTCPTCGSIDVPYPLSTDDNCGDPRYKVYCNNGILEFLSAAGFSYKILSINPSAYKLIISPPPIQKGTCYSSDFSSEGLKLDENLPFNISTHNTVMLFNCSDHILFSPLNCSSISFCRQFEDNVEEGIGCKNTLCCHYLKDSAMTSHMIRIRAVGCTAYTSMVNMKPGSSFDSWTYGIELQWVPPN from the coding sequence ATGAATACTTTAGTGAGGATGGTTATgatgtttctttttctcattttaggaACCCATGTGTTAGAAGCATACAATACTTGCCCTACCTGTGGCAGCATTGATGTTCCATACCCTCTTAGCACTGATGACAACTGTGGAGACCCTAGGTATAAAGTCTACTGCAACAATGGCATTCTTGAGTTCTTGTCAGCTGCAGGGTTTTCCTACAAGATCCTTAGTATTAATCCAAGTGCTTATAAGCTCATTATAAGCCCACCCCCAATACAGAAAGGCACATGTTATTCTTCCGATTTCAGTTCGGAAGGTTTAAAGCTTGATGAGAACTTGCCCTTCAACATATCAACTCATAACACTGTCATGTTGTTTAATTGTTCTGACcacattcttttctcacccTTGAATTGTTCTTCAATCAGCTTTTGTAGGCAGTTTGAGGACAATGTGGAGGAGGGAATTGGGTGTAAGAATACCCTTTGCTGCCATTACTTGAAAGATTCTGCCATGACTTCACATATGATTAGGATCCGGGCGGTAGGGTGCACTGCTTATACTTCAATGGTGAATATGAAGCCTGGATCTTCCTTTGATTCATGGACCTATGGTATTGAGCTGCAATGGGTGCCCCCCAATTGA